The Candidatus Fermentibacter sp. DNA window GCTGGGGTAGTCCAAGGCGATCCGAAAGTGCTTGAGGAACGAGTAGCCCAGGAGCCCGTCCACGGGCTCCCGGACGGACGACTCGAGCCGGCCTGGAAGGTCACCCCCGATCACGGCCGCGTCCACCCCCGATCGGCCCACCACCCCACCCTCTGCCACCACCTCGAGCCGGGGAACGCGGACGAGCTCGGCCGCCGCGTCCCCCGTCAGGGTGGGGGCACCGAGACCCCGGAGCGCCGGCCATGAACGCCACCCCGGAAGGTGCCGATCGAGGGCACTGCGGAAGAGCACGGTCTTGGTCGCCCCGGTGTCTACGATGAGGCTGAGTTCGGTTCTCGGCCGGCCCGGTCCGGCAACGACACCCACCCGGATCAGTGCCTTCCCGTCGGCGACCATCCGGAAGGGGACGGCCACCGACCCGGGAGACAGGGCGGACCGGAACCCCGGCTGCCCCACAAGGGAGTCCGGCCGCGCAGGCACGAGCACCAGCGTGCGGGCCGCGTAGTCTACGACGATGGCCCGGCCGCTCAGGACGGCCTGACCGAGCAGCCCCAGGACGGGCTGTCCGGTGACGCGGCGGATGACGCCGGCGTCCACCGTGAGCACCGGCGAGACCTGGTCCAGCTGCAGAGCCCCCAGCTGCAGCCGCGCGAGGGGACGGGGCGCAAGATCCACGGCCGCCGCGCGGGCGGCGCCATCGGCGAGCCCGAGAATGGCGGCCAATCCGAGGTCCAACGCCAAATATCCGGCACCCGTGTCGAGGAGGACGGGACCCGTGGTGTCCCGACCGGCGGCGGACGTGAGGGTGGCTTCGAGGAGGATGGCCCCTTCGACGTCATCGAAGGTGAGAACATGCGTCCCATCGGGCCACCGCACGTCGAGGAGATCGCTGGAATCACTGGAGACGTGCGCATCGGGAGGCGAAACAAAAACAACGCAACTGATTACTAAAATGCAACATAGAAACATTCGGCGTGGCCGCATCATCGTCATTCCAGCAGGCACGAGCAACGGGGGAGATGTGTGATCAGCCGTGGCTGCGCGGCAGGTCCGAACGCATCTCGACGCCCTCGGTACCCGTGTCCAGCATCGTGCAACGGCCCGTGAAGTAGACGCCGTTCTCCATGATGACGCTGACGGCCGCGACGTCTCCCTCCACATGGGCGCCCTGCCTCATCTCGAGGGTTCCGAGAGCGCGCACGTTGCCATAGACCCTGCCCTGAATGAGGGCCTCCTTCACCTCGACATCGGCACGCATGAGACCGTGCTCGCCGATCTCGAGGCGATGGCAGTCGAGGATGTCTCCTTCGAATTCGCCGTCGATTCGCAGGGTGCCGTGCACCATCAGGGTGCCGCGGAAGCTCGAGCCGACGCCGACGATGGTGCTGGGAGCAGGCGATTCGTCCGCTTCGGAGGAACGCGACCGGAACTTCATGCTCTCCCTCCCTGCGTTGCGACCGGACTAGGCAGCCGACCGTGAAGTCCCGTCCTTACCAGAGCTCGGGTCACATCGCTCCCCAGGCTTCGAGCAGGCGCTCGAGATCCTCCTGCCCGTAGTACTCGAACTCGACCTTTCCGCCCTTACGCCCGGGCGTGATGGTCACGCGAGTGCTGAACTTCTGCTGGAGGCGGACCTCCCACTCGCGCATTCCGCTCACCTTCTGCGAACGCGGGCGAGAGTGCATCCGGCGCAGCTTCCGTCGAACGAAGGCCTCGGTGCGCCGTACCGAGAAGCCCTTGGCCTGCACGTAACGGGCCGCCATCACGAGCTCCGTCGGCTTCTCTATCGCCAGCAGGGCCCGGGCGTGACCGGCGCTCAATGTTCCACGTGAAACCATCTCCTGCACCTCGGACGGGAGACCGAGGAGGCGGAGGGAGTTCGTGATGGAGACCCGCTGCTTTCCGACCCGCTCGGAGATCTGGTCGTGGGTCAAGCCCAGTTTCTCTGCGAGCGTGTTGTAGGCCTTGGCCTCCTCGATCGGGTTCAGGTTCTCGCGCTGGATGTTCTCGATCAGCGAGAGCTCCATCATCTCCCGGTCGTCAACCTTCCTGATTATTGCTGGGATTTTGTTGATGCCAGCTATTTTAGCAGCTCTAAGGCGACGCTCACCGGCCACCAACTGATAGCCACCAGCGCCAGCCTGGCGCCGCACGAGGACCGGCTGCAGCACTCCGGTCGCCCTGATGGAGGCAGCCAGCTCCTGGATGGCATCGTCGTCGAACTGGGTCCGCGGCTGGTAGGGATTCGCCTCGATCTCCCCGACCGGAATCTCCATCCCGGCGGCAACCTGGTCGTCGAGCGCAACCGCCGTTGACGCCAGCGGTGGAATCAGCGCCTCGAGCCCGCGACCCAGCACCTTCCTAGGCATGCTCCAATACCTCCCGCGCCAGCTCCCTGTAGCTGTCTGCGCCTGTGCTGTGTGGATCGTAGAGGACGATGGGCTTCCCGAATGACGGCGCCTCGCTCAGCCTAACGTTCCTCGGTATCACAGTGCGGTACAACCTCTCAGCGAAGAACTTTCTGGCCTCTTCCGCGACCTGCTGTGAGAGATTGAGCCTCGAATCGTACATGGTGAGGAGTACGCCCTCGATCCTCAAGCCCGGATTCAGGTGGTCTTGTACCAGCCGAATGGCCCCGATCAGCTGCGTGAGTCCCTCAAGCGCCAGGTACTCGCATTGCAGGGGAATCAGCACGGAATCCGAGGCCGTGAGCGCATTGACCGTCAGGAGCCCAAGGGACGGCGGGCTGTCGATGAGGATGTAGTCGTACTGGTCCCGGATCTTGGCCAGGGCGTG harbors:
- a CDS encoding polymer-forming cytoskeletal protein produces the protein MKFRSRSSEADESPAPSTIVGVGSSFRGTLMVHGTLRIDGEFEGDILDCHRLEIGEHGLMRADVEVKEALIQGRVYGNVRALGTLEMRQGAHVEGDVAAVSVIMENGVYFTGRCTMLDTGTEGVEMRSDLPRSHG
- a CDS encoding ParB/RepB/Spo0J family partition protein, with the protein product MPRKVLGRGLEALIPPLASTAVALDDQVAAGMEIPVGEIEANPYQPRTQFDDDAIQELAASIRATGVLQPVLVRRQAGAGGYQLVAGERRLRAAKIAGINKIPAIIRKVDDREMMELSLIENIQRENLNPIEEAKAYNTLAEKLGLTHDQISERVGKQRVSITNSLRLLGLPSEVQEMVSRGTLSAGHARALLAIEKPTELVMAARYVQAKGFSVRRTEAFVRRKLRRMHSRPRSQKVSGMREWEVRLQQKFSTRVTITPGRKGGKVEFEYYGQEDLERLLEAWGAM
- a CDS encoding PDZ domain-containing protein translates to MDLGLAAILGLADGAARAAAVDLAPRPLARLQLGALQLDQVSPVLTVDAGVIRRVTGQPVLGLLGQAVLSGRAIVVDYAARTLVLVPARPDSLVGQPGFRSALSPGSVAVPFRMVADGKALIRVGVVAGPGRPRTELSLIVDTGATKTVLFRSALDRHLPGWRSWPALRGLGAPTLTGDAAAELVRVPRLEVVAEGGVVGRSGVDAAVIGGDLPGRLESSVREPVDGLLGYSFLKHFRIALDYPSGLLWLDPETGDVPDRPTEYCHPGIQLESVAGSVRVMAVADGSPASQAGIRPGDELLSVDGFRVAASDVVEASRRLEGDPGTKVVLRLRRGSREWSKRVVRTPLL
- a CDS encoding AAA family ATPase, whose protein sequence is MGRVISVASQKGGVGKTTTAINLGACLAQESRRVLIIDVDPQANATSGLGINGNDQKTTVYEVLLGNAELADATLPTALANLDVTVSGQRLSGAEVELVGVMARETRLKHALAKIRDQYDYILIDSPPSLGLLTVNALTASDSVLIPLQCEYLALEGLTQLIGAIRLVQDHLNPGLRIEGVLLTMYDSRLNLSQQVAEEARKFFAERLYRTVIPRNVRLSEAPSFGKPIVLYDPHSTGADSYRELAREVLEHA